One Globicephala melas chromosome 18, mGloMel1.2, whole genome shotgun sequence DNA segment encodes these proteins:
- the LOC115839065 gene encoding kelch repeat and BTB domain-containing protein 6 yields the protein MQSREEASRSRRLASPRGGKRPKRVHKPTVSAFFTGPEELKDTAHSAALLAQLKSFYDARLLCDVTIEVVTPGSGPGTGRLFPCNRNVLAAACPYFKSMFTGGMYESHQTNVTMHDVDAESFEVLVDYCYTGRVSLSESNVERLYAASDMLQLEYVREACASFLARRLDLANCTAIFKFADAFGHRKLRSQAQSFIAHNFKQLSQMSSIREESLADLTLAQLLTVLRLDSLNIEHEQTVCHVAVQWLEAAPKERGPSAAEVFKCVRWTHFTDEDRNYLEGLLTNTMVKKYCLDLVEGARQMRYGDTLCKSLVPKPESSSGGSSSSGGGGVSSVVSGAGGGGGCSSSSVVSVAENPPQRLGVYAKKMVIFFGHPRDPFLCCDPYSGDIYKVPSPLTCLAHTRTVTTLAVCVSPDHDIYLAAQPRKDLWVYKPAQNSWQQLADRLLCREGMDVAYLNGYIYILGGRDPITGIKLKEVECYSVQRNQWALVAPLPHSFISFDLMVIQNYLYALNSKRMFCFDPSHNMWLKCVSLKRNDFQEACVFNDEIYCICDIPVMKVYNPVRGEWRQINNIPLVSETNNYRIINHGQKLLLITSRTPQWKKNRVTVYEYDIRGDQWINIGTTLGLFQFDSNFFCLSARVYPSCLEPGQSFLTEEEEVPSESSTEWDLGGFSELDSESGSSSSLSDDDLWVQVAPQ from the coding sequence ATGCAGTCCCGGGAAGAAGCTTCGCGCTCTCGCCGCCTTGCCAGTCCCCGCGGCGGGAAGCGGCCCAAAAGGGTTCACAAACCCACGGTTTCAGCTTTTTTCACGGGCCCGGAGGAGCTGAAGGACACGGCCCATTCCGCAGCCCTGCTGGCccagctcaagtccttctacgaCGCGCGGCTGCTCTGTGATGTGACCATCGAGGTGGTCACGCCTGGCAGCGGGCCTGGCACGGGCCGCCTCTTCCCCTGCAACCGTAACGTGCTGGCTGCCGCGTGTCCCTACTTCAAGAGCATGTTCACTGGCGGCATGTACGAAAGTCACCAGACGAACGTGACCATGCACGATGTGGATGCCGAGTCCTTCGAGGTGCTGGTCGATTACTGCTACACGGGTCGTGTGTCTCTGAGTGAATCCAACGTGGAGCGCCTGTACGCCGCCTCCGACATGCTGCAGCTCGAGTATGTGCGTGAAGCCTGTGCCTCCTTCCTAGCCCGCCGCCTTGACCTGGCCAACTGCACGGCCATCTTCAAGTTCGCCGACGCCTTTGGCCATCGCAAGCTGCgatcacaggctcagtcgttTATAGCCCACAACTTCAAGCAGCTCAGCCAGATGAGTTCGATTCGGGAGGAGTCTCTGGCAGATCTGACCCTGGCCCAACTTCTGACTGTCCTGCGCCTGGACAGCCTAAACATCGAGCATGAGCAGACCGTGTGCCAcgtggcggtgcagtggttggagGCGGCTCCCAAGGAGCGGGGTCCCAGCGCTGCAGAAGTCTTCAAGTGTGTCCGCTGGACACACTTCACCGATGAAGATCGGAATTACCTGGAGGGGCTGTTGACCAACACCATGGTGAAGAAGTACTGTCTGGACCTTGTTGAAGGGGCCCGGCAGATGCGATATGGTGACACGTTGTGCAAGTCTCTGGTGCCAAAGCCAGAGAGCAGCagcggtggcagcagcagcagcggcggcggcggcgttaGCAGTGTCGTTAGCGGCGCtggtggcggcggcggctgcagcagcagctcTGTTGTATCGGTGGCAGAAAATCCACCCCAGAGGCTGGGTGTGTATGCCAAGAAGATGGTGATCTTCTTTGGACATCCCAGAGATCCCTTTCTGTGCTGTGACCCATACTCGGGGGACATTTACAAAGTGCCATCACCTTTGACCTGCCTTGCTCACACTAGGACTGTGACCACCTTAGCTGTCTGTGTCTCTCCAGACCATGACATCTATCTGGCCGCCCAGCCCAGGAAAGACCTCTGGGTGTATAAACCAGCCCAGAATAGTTGGCAGCAACTTGCTGACCGCCTGCTCTGCCGTGAGGGCATGGATGTGGCATACCTCAATGGCTACATTTACATTTTGGGTGGGCGAGACCCTATTACCGGCATTAAACTGAAGGAGGTGGAGTGCTACAGTGTCCAGAGGAACCAGTGGGCACTGGTGGCTCCCCTGCcccattcttttatttccttcgaTCTGATGGTAATTCAGAACTATCTGTACGCTCTCAATAGTAAGCGCATGTTCTGCTTTGATCCCAGCCACAATATGTGGctgaagtgtgtttctctgaagcGCAATGATtttcaggaagcctgtgtcttCAATGATGAGATCTATTGCATCTGCGACATCCCTGTCATGAAGGTCTACAATCCAGTCAGAGGAGAGTGGAGGCAGATTAATAACATTCCCTTGGTGTCAGAGACTAACAACTACCGGATTATCAATCATGGCCAAAAACTGTTGCTGATCACCTCACGCACCCCGCAGTGGAAAAAGAACCGGGTGACCGTGTATGAATATGATATTAGGGGTGACCAGTGGATTAATATAGGTACCACATTAGGCCTGTTCCAGTTTGATTCTAACTTTTTTTGCCTCTCAGCTCGCGTTTATCCTTCCTGCCTTGAACCTGGTCAGAGTTTTCTCACTGAGGAGGAAGAAGTGCCCAGTGAATCTAGCACTGAGTGGGATTTAGGTGGATTCAGTGAGCTGGACTCTGAGTCAGGAAGTTCAAGTTCTTTATCTGATGATGATTTGTGGGTTCAGGTAGCCCCTCAGTGA